One window of the Selenomonadales bacterium genome contains the following:
- the cotE gene encoding outer spore coat protein CotE, whose protein sequence is MWNRQETGGLRDIIARTTCAKGQKRFKQTFTLQATHLPDGILGYRVMNHSFVASPERHSVEVTGQYDLHVWYAYNGGSETVVERKTVCYSEHLPVIDLEGVRLGVNECVQATVVKEPRIASIHLRHVTVEATVAVEFYAEVVGEARLWVRVYEPPSAVDEKKDLDFVDDEEFLEFEEDDELIEEEL, encoded by the coding sequence ATGTGGAATCGCCAAGAGACCGGGGGACTCAGAGACATTATCGCACGCACGACCTGCGCTAAGGGGCAAAAACGGTTTAAGCAGACTTTCACTCTGCAAGCTACGCACCTGCCGGATGGTATCCTCGGTTATCGCGTGATGAATCACAGCTTTGTGGCGTCGCCGGAGCGGCATTCCGTCGAGGTAACCGGGCAGTACGACTTACACGTATGGTATGCCTATAACGGCGGCAGTGAGACGGTGGTGGAGAGAAAGACGGTGTGCTACTCCGAGCACCTGCCGGTTATCGACCTTGAGGGCGTGCGCCTAGGTGTGAACGAGTGTGTCCAAGCGACGGTAGTCAAAGAGCCTCGCATCGCAAGTATTCATCTCAGGCATGTGACGGTGGAGGCAACGGTAGCGGTGGAATTCTATGCGGAGGTTGTCGGTGAAGCTAGGCTGTGGGTTAGGGTATACGAGCCACCCTCTGCGGTTGACGAGAAGAAGGACCTAGACTTTGTCGACGATGAGGAGTTTCTCGAATTCGAAGAAGACGACGAGCTAATCGAGGAAGAACTTTAG
- a CDS encoding cation transporter: MKQVAQNNAARAVATVSMATNIALTFAKAIVGLLTGSTAVLADAAHSASDIFGTAVVLVGLRIGGSPPDKTHHYGHAKLESVAAKVVALVLLGTAFGLGLSAANVLRLGQAESPGRLAIWVTIASMVVKDRLYRYVLNASRRLESTALQAEALNHRGDAGASFAVLVGVVGAYLGYPILDPLAGLLVAALIALMGVRLYIQSVRELIDEAPSEDILAQIKQVALSTAGVISVTEVKARLAGSLALVDLKLCVNRFLTVEQGHHIASLAKRNILAQVPSVANVLVHVNPCHHVQSLEEVPNCDSCNDHAELLADTGHTLGI; the protein is encoded by the coding sequence GTGAAGCAGGTTGCGCAAAATAACGCGGCACGGGCGGTAGCCACCGTAAGCATGGCCACTAACATCGCGTTGACATTCGCGAAAGCTATCGTCGGCCTTCTCACGGGCAGCACCGCAGTCTTGGCGGACGCCGCGCACTCGGCGTCGGACATATTCGGCACCGCCGTAGTCCTGGTCGGGCTCCGAATCGGCGGCTCGCCGCCTGACAAAACCCACCACTACGGACACGCTAAGCTGGAATCAGTCGCGGCTAAGGTCGTAGCCTTGGTTTTGCTGGGCACGGCTTTTGGCCTTGGCCTAAGTGCCGCAAACGTCTTACGCCTTGGCCAAGCCGAGTCGCCCGGACGGCTGGCCATATGGGTTACCATTGCCTCTATGGTAGTTAAAGACCGCCTCTACCGTTACGTTTTAAACGCGAGTCGTCGCCTCGAGAGCACGGCTTTGCAGGCGGAAGCGCTTAATCACCGCGGAGACGCCGGTGCCTCCTTTGCCGTGCTGGTCGGAGTTGTGGGGGCCTACCTCGGCTATCCCATCCTTGATCCGTTAGCGGGTCTATTGGTGGCCGCCCTCATAGCCCTGATGGGAGTGCGGCTCTACATTCAGTCGGTGCGCGAGCTCATTGATGAAGCGCCGAGTGAAGACATCTTGGCACAGATTAAGCAAGTGGCACTGAGTACAGCAGGTGTCATCTCTGTAACCGAGGTTAAGGCGCGCTTAGCAGGCTCCCTCGCGCTTGTCGACTTAAAGCTGTGCGTCAACCGCTTCTTAACAGTTGAGCAGGGTCACCACATCGCGAGTCTCGCTAAGCGCAATATCCTCGCACAGGTGCCGTCTGTCGCCAATGTGTTGGTACACGTGAACCCCTGTCACCACGTGCAGTCACTTGAGGAAGTGCCCAACTGCGACTCCTGCAACGACCACGCCGAGCTACTTGCAGACACAGGTCATACGCTCGGCATATGA
- a CDS encoding endospore germination permease: MPKQKDSITARQLMLLKLSGITGTVFLGAVNLITSLAGAQGYMAVLGGGLLSALVVYLATTLGRRFPRLTPFEYARSIFGKWLGSLLGLSLVAFNIISSTLVLRSLGDFLITAILPDTPISVTITTMLILVCGGAWLGIQALARFNEGLYPLGFLAWIVVAGAGLWRIDPGWLLPLFDAEPFALARASVVSGSLLVNGLVVLMFFNFVEEQSAVLKYSVWAVFAGTLLIGALQVAVVAGYSPALAETLKYPVLELARNVSFGLFLERIEALYLGVWIIGTFVKVSILFYAAALGLSLVTGARSYHWFIPPLAAASFYLSFQADSVPQSYLWESMFNEHAYFYQIGIVGVLLAGALLRGKSGAKSHE, from the coding sequence ATGCCTAAACAAAAGGACTCGATCACCGCGCGGCAGCTCATGCTGCTTAAGCTAAGCGGCATCACCGGCACCGTGTTCTTGGGCGCAGTAAACTTAATTACCTCACTGGCCGGGGCGCAGGGCTATATGGCAGTACTTGGAGGAGGCTTGCTCAGCGCCTTGGTTGTGTATCTGGCGACAACGCTAGGGCGACGTTTTCCGCGCCTTACTCCTTTTGAGTACGCTAGGTCAATATTTGGCAAGTGGCTTGGCTCGCTGCTTGGTCTGTCGCTGGTCGCCTTTAACATTATCTCCAGCACGCTTGTGCTGCGCTCGCTAGGCGACTTCTTAATTACGGCCATCTTGCCGGACACGCCTATCAGCGTGACCATCACAACCATGCTCATTTTGGTGTGCGGCGGAGCTTGGCTCGGGATACAGGCACTAGCGCGCTTTAACGAAGGCCTCTACCCCCTTGGGTTCTTAGCCTGGATTGTCGTGGCCGGAGCCGGTCTCTGGCGCATTGACCCAGGTTGGCTGTTGCCACTCTTCGACGCGGAGCCTTTTGCTCTGGCGCGAGCCTCGGTTGTTAGCGGGAGTTTGCTAGTCAATGGGCTGGTTGTGCTGATGTTCTTTAATTTCGTGGAAGAGCAATCGGCCGTACTTAAGTACTCCGTGTGGGCCGTATTTGCGGGAACATTGTTAATCGGTGCACTGCAAGTAGCGGTCGTCGCAGGCTATAGCCCAGCCTTGGCTGAGACGCTGAAATACCCTGTTTTGGAACTGGCGCGCAATGTGTCCTTTGGGCTATTCCTCGAACGCATCGAGGCCCTCTACTTAGGCGTCTGGATTATCGGGACGTTTGTCAAGGTCAGCATTTTGTTTTATGCCGCCGCCTTGGGCCTCTCTTTGGTGACGGGCGCTAGAAGCTATCACTGGTTCATCCCACCCTTAGCCGCGGCCTCGTTCTACTTGTCATTCCAGGCAGACAGCGTCCCACAAAGCTACCTATGGGAAAGCATGTTCAACGAACACGCCTATTTTTACCAAATAGGCATAGTCGGAGTGCTTTTGGCCGGGGCCCTCTTGCGCGGTAAAAGTGGGGCAAAGTCGCATGAGTGA
- a CDS encoding trypsin-like peptidase domain-containing protein, with protein sequence MRKVLSLAVALAILLTPLSASSVAAPWGVYRGYPVVRVLVDNQEVRTDVPAHVADGRTLVPLRFVAEALGAAVTWDEQTFQVTVSAVPRTALPDPALQAEVARLRADLEQLGRELAALRDSIISPAAVVTAVQQSVVGIIATQVFPGGRQVIGQGTGVVVSSDGRILTNTHVVKARGATTTNMLVILHDGRALRAELVNHDYLSDVAVVRVTDAVSLVAATLGDSDRVIVGQPVIAIGNPLSLGLRNTVTVGVISGLNRADQSAYPLLQTDAAINRGNSGGPLVDFSGQVIGITSSKVVAEGVEGLGFALPMNLVRSILARFTDRGIVRPFLGVVVEESPFAGLNVPNARGLSVVELAPRSPAVLAGLQVGDVLRTLNDRPIRSLLELRTELEQHSPGQRITLGIRRGQTDMSLSVTLGSLATEDTPPFRHGAIYSWEAEF encoded by the coding sequence GTGAGGAAAGTCCTAAGCTTAGCGGTAGCCTTAGCGATACTCCTAACTCCCCTTAGCGCGAGCTCTGTCGCTGCGCCGTGGGGGGTTTACCGCGGCTACCCTGTAGTGCGCGTGCTAGTCGACAATCAGGAAGTGCGGACAGATGTGCCTGCTCACGTTGCCGACGGGCGAACCCTCGTGCCCCTGCGCTTTGTGGCGGAGGCACTTGGCGCAGCAGTCACTTGGGATGAACAGACCTTTCAGGTAACCGTCTCCGCTGTGCCGCGCACGGCTTTGCCGGACCCGGCGCTACAGGCCGAAGTGGCACGTTTGAGGGCGGATCTAGAACAGCTCGGGCGGGAGCTAGCCGCATTGCGAGATTCCATAATTTCTCCCGCTGCAGTTGTTACTGCTGTGCAACAAAGCGTAGTAGGTATTATTGCTACGCAAGTGTTTCCCGGAGGAAGGCAGGTCATAGGGCAAGGCACAGGCGTGGTGGTGTCTTCAGATGGCAGGATTCTGACGAACACGCATGTAGTAAAAGCACGTGGCGCTACTACTACCAATATGTTGGTAATACTCCATGATGGGCGAGCGCTGCGGGCGGAGCTAGTGAACCACGATTATCTGTCGGACGTAGCCGTGGTTAGAGTAACGGATGCTGTTTCTCTCGTGGCCGCAACCCTTGGCGATTCGGATAGGGTCATTGTTGGTCAGCCGGTAATTGCCATCGGCAATCCACTTTCGCTTGGCCTCCGCAATACGGTTACGGTGGGCGTAATTAGCGGCTTGAACAGAGCAGACCAGAGTGCTTACCCGCTCTTGCAGACGGATGCCGCTATAAATCGGGGTAACAGCGGCGGCCCGCTAGTCGACTTCAGCGGACAGGTGATAGGCATTACCTCGTCTAAGGTCGTGGCAGAGGGGGTAGAAGGGCTAGGTTTCGCACTCCCCATGAATTTAGTGCGGAGCATCCTAGCTCGTTTCACCGACCGCGGCATTGTGCGCCCGTTCTTGGGCGTAGTGGTAGAGGAATCGCCCTTTGCCGGGCTTAACGTTCCTAACGCTCGCGGCCTGTCGGTGGTTGAACTGGCGCCGCGCTCTCCCGCGGTTCTAGCCGGCCTACAGGTAGGCGATGTCCTGCGCACACTTAACGACCGACCGATTCGCAGCCTCTTAGAGCTTAGAACGGAGCTCGAGCAGCATTCGCCGGGACAAAGAATTACTCTGGGAATACGGCGAGGTCAAACCGACATGTCGCTCAGCGTCACCTTAGGCTCGCTTGCTACCGAAGACACGCCACCCTTTAGGCATGGTGCTATCTACTCCTGGGAGGCGGAGTTCTAG
- a CDS encoding prolipoprotein diacylglyceryl transferase has product MDPVAFQVFGLAIRWYGLLITLGMVLGILLALREVRRQGENTDWFLDMVLFAVPAGLIGSRLFFVMFNWSYYAANPLSIINIREGGLAIHGGIFGGLLAGVLYTRYRRVNFWQWADIAAPSLILAQAIGRWGNYFNEEAYGYPTTGPWAMFIAGEYRHPTFLYESLWNLGVFALLLWMLKRKKFHGQVAALYAIGYSVGRFWIEALRVDSLMVGPLRAAQIVSLVLIAAGGAFYYFESRRLSASPLKTKEQEEEV; this is encoded by the coding sequence ATGGATCCGGTGGCGTTTCAGGTGTTTGGGCTAGCCATCCGCTGGTATGGGCTGCTGATTACCCTCGGCATGGTACTGGGAATCTTGCTGGCACTGCGTGAAGTCCGGCGTCAAGGGGAAAACACCGATTGGTTCCTCGATATGGTGTTGTTCGCGGTACCGGCAGGGCTCATCGGCTCGCGCTTATTCTTTGTTATGTTTAACTGGTCGTACTACGCGGCGAATCCTCTAAGCATCATTAACATCCGTGAAGGCGGGTTAGCTATTCATGGCGGCATATTTGGCGGCCTGTTGGCTGGGGTGCTTTATACGCGCTATCGCCGCGTGAATTTTTGGCAGTGGGCAGATATCGCGGCACCTAGCCTGATTTTAGCGCAAGCTATCGGGCGTTGGGGCAATTACTTTAACGAAGAGGCGTATGGATATCCTACTACTGGGCCGTGGGCGATGTTTATCGCCGGTGAGTACCGTCACCCCACTTTTCTCTATGAATCGCTGTGGAATCTTGGCGTGTTTGCGCTCCTCTTGTGGATGCTAAAACGTAAGAAGTTTCATGGGCAAGTCGCCGCCCTCTACGCTATTGGGTATTCGGTTGGCCGTTTTTGGATAGAGGCGTTGCGAGTCGATAGCTTAATGGTCGGGCCGCTGCGGGCCGCCCAAATAGTAAGTCTGGTACTAATAGCCGCGGGGGGAGCTTTCTACTACTTTGAGTCGCGGCGTTTGTCGGCGAGCCCCCTTAAGACTAAAGAGCAGGAGGAAGAAGTGTGA
- a CDS encoding spore germination protein has protein sequence MTKRRLRKPLSVARLRRERSRENSGKAKELDLKVPPPRPVEDEKDEPLALSLDENLHLLKLHLGGSDDVVFRDFRLGNASALRAAVVFIDGLTNKDQLQRDLLSPLMIFAHHTAQAECESGLRGFAALKSHLLTVMEVKDVGTVGECVLAVLSADTVLLLDRTDTALVIGARTWEHRPIMEAVTERGVRGPRDGFNELFKSNIALVRQRMKTPSLRVKFACIGRRSQTNLAILYDSGLASPAILTELYKRLSYIDVDGILDSGYIEQYIEDSPYSPFPQVQFTERPDRVAAAIMEGRVALIVDGTPFAILVPSVLSNFLPTSEDHYERWLVMTGVRFVRAMSIIMAVLLPALYVAVTTFHQEMIPSQLALTIAGARAGVPFPAVVEALMMEVTFELLREGGIRVPGTVGTTIGIVGGIIIGQAAVTAGLVSPVMVVVVALTAIGSFAVPAFNVGLSLRLLRFPLILLAGTLGLYGVLAGVIAVVLHLVSLKSFGVPYLSPLAPSDNQGLKDTLIRAPLWAQLLRPGMFEPRQKRRIGRPAYVQHPPGGEDDGDA, from the coding sequence ATGACGAAACGCCGACTGCGCAAACCCCTGTCTGTAGCCCGGCTAAGGCGCGAACGTAGCCGAGAAAACTCGGGTAAGGCCAAAGAATTAGACCTGAAAGTCCCTCCGCCTCGCCCTGTGGAGGACGAGAAGGATGAGCCGTTAGCCTTGTCGCTCGACGAAAACCTCCACCTGCTCAAGCTTCACCTCGGAGGCAGCGATGACGTAGTATTTAGGGACTTTCGCTTAGGCAATGCTAGTGCACTTCGGGCTGCGGTCGTCTTTATTGACGGCCTGACAAACAAGGATCAGCTGCAGCGCGACCTACTGAGCCCGCTGATGATCTTTGCTCACCACACCGCGCAGGCGGAATGTGAGTCGGGGTTAAGAGGTTTCGCTGCGCTCAAAAGCCATTTGCTGACCGTAATGGAAGTAAAAGATGTCGGCACGGTGGGCGAATGCGTGCTCGCCGTACTTTCTGCCGATACCGTGCTTCTCTTAGACAGAACGGACACGGCGCTGGTGATTGGGGCGAGGACGTGGGAGCATAGGCCAATCATGGAGGCTGTTACTGAGCGCGGCGTGCGCGGGCCACGCGATGGTTTTAATGAGCTCTTTAAGAGCAATATCGCCCTAGTGCGCCAGCGCATGAAGACGCCTTCCCTGCGGGTTAAGTTTGCCTGCATCGGGCGCCGTAGTCAGACTAACCTAGCCATCCTCTATGACAGCGGCCTAGCATCACCGGCAATACTCACCGAACTATACAAGCGCCTTTCCTATATTGACGTGGACGGCATACTAGACTCCGGATACATAGAGCAGTATATCGAGGACAGCCCCTACTCCCCTTTCCCGCAAGTGCAGTTTACAGAGCGACCCGACCGCGTGGCCGCAGCGATTATGGAAGGCCGCGTGGCGTTAATCGTGGACGGCACTCCTTTTGCCATCTTAGTCCCGTCGGTGCTCAGTAACTTCCTGCCCACATCAGAAGACCACTATGAACGGTGGCTGGTGATGACCGGCGTGAGATTCGTGCGAGCCATGAGTATCATCATGGCTGTTTTGCTGCCGGCACTATACGTCGCGGTAACCACCTTTCACCAAGAGATGATTCCCAGCCAATTGGCGCTTACCATCGCCGGGGCGCGCGCGGGCGTGCCGTTTCCGGCGGTGGTTGAAGCGCTGATGATGGAGGTTACGTTTGAGTTGCTGCGCGAAGGCGGCATTCGCGTACCCGGCACGGTAGGTACGACGATTGGCATTGTGGGGGGCATTATCATTGGGCAGGCAGCCGTAACGGCGGGGTTGGTGAGTCCGGTCATGGTGGTCGTTGTCGCGCTCACTGCCATCGGCTCGTTTGCGGTGCCAGCCTTTAATGTGGGGCTATCGCTGCGCCTGCTGCGCTTCCCGCTCATTCTCTTGGCCGGCACCCTCGGTCTCTATGGGGTGCTCGCGGGCGTAATTGCGGTGGTACTACATCTGGTCAGTCTCAAGTCGTTTGGCGTCCCCTACTTGTCCCCCCTAGCGCCGTCGGATAATCAAGGGCTAAAAGACACCCTCATCCGCGCACCTTTGTGGGCACAACTCTTAAGACCCGGGATGTTTGAGCCGCGGCAGAAGCGACGCATCGGCAGGCCGGCTTATGTGCAGCACCCGCCGGGAGGAGAGGACGACGGCGATGCCTAA